The genomic interval acttaaccctaatccctaacctcaacccctattctagctaacgttagccagctagctagctgaatttgaaaaacatacaatatgttatattgtatgtttttcaaattcataacatattgtacgttttgtaAATTCGTAACACATAATATGAATTTTAATTTGTAACAAatcatatgaaatgggtgatggacatccacaaattaatacatacgaTATGAAAGgtagcatatcatactaaatggagtgacTCGGATTTACATGCAGAATAATactaaatgctctgagaccaggttggatcTCTGTGAAGATGTACTGTAAATGTCAACTAGTGCTGTATGCAACAATGCATGGTCGTCTCATTAAAACACTTTTTCTTTATCTGCTGATGATGATCGCAATCATTCTTAATTGATTCTTAATTTACTCTAATGTTCATGTTAAATTTCTTTATTAACCAAGACCCAGAAATATCTGCAGATTGCTTTGACTCCCCTGTCTCTGATGGTCGTTCACATATTCCCAGTGTATCAGTGCTGTAAATAATGTGTGATGAACATTCCACAGTCTTTTAATAGAACCACTCTATTATAGAACCACTCTAATCTAGAACCACTCTAATCTGTGAATAGTAGCTGATTGGCGCTCGTTTGTCCCATCGGGAGACTAGAGGCAGTACTCTTAAGAGTCGGCTGGAGCTAGGCTTTTGTCTAGATAACTCAACAGCCAAGGATTTCTGCTCTCAGAGTTCCATGGATTCTAACTGGGCTTTCAACCTATTAGTGGAGATGATTATGGGGAAACTGGTAGACCAGGGGATGTATCATTTAAAGGGAAGTAGATGGCTTTAGTTGTCACAACAAGAAAAAGGGGTCAACCACATTTATTTCAAATCCAAATTGTCAGTTCTATTTGTGCTAACAATGATTTAGAAATGAGAAAAGATAACCCTTTTAAAACTCCACTTCTTTATTTTCACTGTGTATAAATAATGTACTTTGCTTCAATTTCTACAGACAGATCTATATAATCTTGAAGTTGAAATCGTGTGCTCATGCGACGCTACAATCTATATTCATTCTTTCTGTAAGAAATGTCGGATCATTCAATCACTATTTAAAACGAACACCATCAAGTaacattcatgttttttttttgctaCAATAAAACGTGTAAAACAAAGATATTGAACGTATCTCATCATAACTCACAAATGTTGAATTACtcctaataacaataacaaacaTATCTGTTAATTCTCTAGAACTTAACAGTTTGGGGTATTGTCATTAACAATATCTATATGAATATTCATACATAGAATATCATTCTAGTCCTCTGAATGACAGATGCAACATTAGTGCAGTTATGAAAAGTCCTTTCAGGACAGAAGGAGAAGGATGAATTATTATAACTTAaattgtaataaaataataatttataCTTTAATTATAACCAATAGTACATAATTGCAAAGCCATTATCTTGATGTTGAGGATTGATCCACAGATCCATGTGTCCTGTGAGGACAACCCCAGAATAGAGAGTGgaagctgggacagagagttcCATGTGGAGGAGGTGGTCTGGAACTGGCTTCATAAAGGCATACACAGCAGGATGGCTTGACGCACATGCGCAAGCACACAAACTGCTCTCTGATTGGTTGAGTCCTGTACACATCACTGAGGATCTGAGATAGTGGAGGTGGCAGGTGATGGGAGAATTCTGGGCCAACAGCAttcctgacagagagagtgacagagacagagagaaaaaaagagagagaggagggaatgagagagcaTTGAAATCCACAGCAACTCAAACGTTATTGATATCGCTTCATCAGAAAGACAAGAATACTACACATCACACTCTGTTGACTTATCAGAACTCTAACTAACCTTTAGGCTTTCTCTGAGGATCAGAAGCCCAGGATGGAAGCTAAACTTCAAGTCTTCAGGCCCTAATCCCACACTGACTGGTTATGAGGCTGATTGATGACTCTTCTATCCCTTCTCATGACCCTAACATTCAATGCTCATCGACACCCTGCCTCCATGTCTACCCCTGCCTTCCCCTGCCTTCCCCAGCCTCCCTCCCAAGGCACCTCTCTGCTTCCCCCctgcctccctctgcctctccctgcccCTACCTGATCTGTCTTTTCCTGCCTTTCCTTACCTTCCTGCTTTCCCTACTTTTCCccacctcccctgtctctccataCCTCCCCACCTGCCCTGTCTCTTGCTTTCTCCTCTGCCTCTTCCAGTCTCCCCATAAATGTTAGCAGCTGCCCCCATTAGGCAGCAGTGGATCAGCCAGGAGAAAACAGTAACTGTATCTGTTTGTCTTCCTCTCTCGTTGGCTTCATTGTTCTGGCCCCTCACTGGTTTTGCATGAGAAAAATACACATTTCTGAGATCAATGACTGCATCCCTGCATACTTGCATGTGTATTTGTGCCTGCATAAGTGTGCATATGTTGGCCTATGGCCTATATGTGTGTTCCTCTCCCTACACCCAATGTGATCACTGCATGATGTCAGCCAGTTTCTCTTTAGTTAAACTACAGTAATATTACAGTAACTCACTGTGATCACTGCATGATGTCAGTCAGTTTCTCTAGTTATACGATAGCAGTgttcaccaaccttttctgagtcaagatcactttcgcagtcaaaaagcaagGTGAGCTCTACcgctcagataaaaaaaaaacgaaCTTAAAATCATTTGCAGATAATTTGCTTTTTTATTTTGCTGGTCtgatggtacctggtctgatggtcatggtgctttcaagacagcTGGGGAAAAAACGAAGTCAAATCATGACAACAGTGAACTTCAGGTCGGTCTGAGTTCCCAGAtgtcttgaatgcactgaagtcggaagtctgagatttccgagttgccaatcgggctcccgagtggcacagcagtctaggGCACTgtgtctcagtgcaagaggtgtcactacagtccctggtttgaatccaggctgcatcacatctggccatgatcgggagtaccatagggcggtgcaaattggcccagcgttgtcctgggtttggccggggtaggccgtcattgtgaataggaatgtgttcttaactgacttgcctagttaaataaaaaatatatatatcataatTTGAACATGGCattagtctcagcggagggagagagcagcagagggtctgcctctcacagtccctgctctttcctccggtgagactgactAGAGAGAGGACACAGTCTTCCACCTGAAGGCGAACCTCGAGTCGCACCGCTTCTGCCTcaggcacaaattcatgttgttcctatgaccagagaaagtgaaatactcctcgatattaaaatagacacgtcaagctgctaataataatacaAACGCAGGGCTATCTATACACTTGGCTACGCATACATTGCAGTTGCAGCGGGAGTGGAAGTAGAGAGAAGcttgttttatgttttgtaatagtgtCGAATAagaacagtgttgacagtgctgaataaaactTAGACATAAACTCACTCGTAAAAACTGCAGCTCTTTGCTATATTTGACAGACTCTCTTTGCTGTGTTCTTTGACAGTTATGAAATCTCACGTAGGCTAGCATCAAACTTTGCTGTGAacggtcgtggaagctgtaggtaTGCACAGCgatttgagctatccgattggccagcaAAGTAGGTGCACTGGAGTTAGCCACAGATCTCCCGGTCTGCCGTGTAGGCAGAGTTCTTCTTTTCAGacaaatgaaattattcaaaatgggaacactttgcctacccagtgcagggcttctgaatcaaccgcacctaccgccaacagtgcAGCACGAAGAACAAAAGGAGAGCAAGCCTTTAATggttggcttttctacagaaatgtttggtgatctactaggaatgccttgaaggTCGACCAGTTGATCGTGTTCGaccagttggtgaccactgtACTACAGTAATACCACAGTAACTCACAGCGATAACTTCATGATATCGGCCAGATTCTCTAGTCATactacagcaacactacattaactcACTGTAGTCACTGCATGATGTCTGCCAGTTTCTCGTGGTAGTACTCGTAGTTGTCCTGGCAGTCCTCCCAGGGGGTGAACGTTAGGTTGTCATTCTCCACAAAAGTGTCCCAGACATAGGTGAAGTCCATGGGCTTCATCATCCTCAGCTTGCACCCGGCTTGAGACAGAGCATTCAGCCCCGCCTGGATGTCTTGATCCTCCCACTCAAACAGCCGGGCTGAGAAGAGAGTCATCTTGATGCTCTTCCTGGCCTGAAGGGCCTCTGCGATCTTAGCTGCACAGACCGCACAGGGACTGGATGACATGTACCTGGGACAGGGGAGGAGGTAAAGTTGAATTAGGCACAGATGATGAGGTCATAGTTGGGGTTCTACTTGTTTCATTAAGTGCTGCTAAATTTCTGTGAAACGAGCCACAGCTATCTGCGGAGATACTGTACGGACGTGACAGTGTATCTGCGGAGAGATTTCACAGGTCACGGTATATTTGAGAGATATGGACCAGGTGACTGTGTGTTTGGCCGATAGTTACCAGGTGTATTTCACAGATATGTGTCTGGGACATATGTACCAGGAGACCATGTATTTGAGCGATATGTCCCAGGTTACAGTGTATTTGAGCGATATGTCCCAGGTTACAGTGTATTTGAGCGATATGTCCCAGGTTACAGTGTATTTGAGCAATATGTCCCAAgttacagtgtattacagtgtatttgagcaattacataagaatttaagctttcaactgatataagacacttatatgtacctaaatgtttaatatctatcatttttatgattatttagcGGGACGCCTAGGCTTCAGAAGttttcttaacacttttttggttactacatgattccatatgttatttcatagttttgacgtcttcaatattattctacaatgtagaaaatagtacaaataaagcaaaacccttgaatgagtaggtgttctaaaacttttgaccggtagtgtacgtaCCAGGTGATAGTGTATTTGACAGCAGGGTCGTAGTCTGGGAGAGTCTGGAGGAAGAAGGCCTGCTCAGCGTGGGCTCCTGAGTGTTCATCCTCCAGGTAACCTCTCATCAGACCGTCATCAGCTTTCCCCTTGTCCACCAGGTAACACAGGAACGTCTTGTTACGACCTGACGAGTACTCCACGTTCTTGAACTGGAACTTGAATTGGAACGGGTCGATGCGGTCCCTGGATGGATAGGGAATATGGGGATGGGGTTAAATTAACAAATTCTCTATTCAGTTCTCTATTCAAGTTATTTAACTTTGGAACATTTTGTCAACCCAAACTTAATTGTGTTATAGTATATTATATCGAAGTGTTTCTTCTAAGAGTACAAATGATATACAGTTATCATTACAGAAGCACTCCTataagggcctcccgagtggcgcagtggtctaaggctaaggctgtgccactagagattctgggttcgagtccaggctctatcGCAGCCAGCtttgaccgggagacccattagGAGGTgcagaattggcccagcgtcgtctgggttaggggagggtttggccggcagggatgtcgaCCCATCGCACACCAGCGACTCCCATGGCGGGCTGGGGGCAGTGCacactgacatggtcgccaggtgtacggtgtttcctccaacacattggttcGGTTGGCTTCAtggttgtgtcaagaagcactgtggctttgttgtgtttcggaggacgtgcggctctcgaccttcacctctcctgagtccgtacgggagttacagcgatgggacaagactgtaactaccaattggggagaataatgggtaaaaagatatatataataaaaaatgaTCTCCTATATCAGACAGACGGGGGTACGCAGAACTTATTTTAGGGCATTGGCGTGGCTTAGCGTGGAATGCCAGCTCTGTATTTTTAGCCCTCTGACTCAATGACCCACTTCAACATTAACCATGGCGGTCCTGGGCTTTGTGTGGCCCGAGGTGCTCAAGATCGCCCCACTGGTACAGTACGTGGTCGGTACTAACTGGACAGGACAGAGGTACAGCACTACACTATCTAGCTATGGACACAACTCTATTCACAAACCCTGTTCTTAACCTTTATCATAGCGCTAACCCAAAATCAAGAGCAAAAAGCTCATATTTGTGCTCATCAATTTCGAAATTTGTTCCACTTTTACCCTGTCTGGTAATAATCTACGCTATTGTATTTTGTGATGTAGTCAGATGGTGAAGGGGAACAGTCGCTTGTTGAATACAATAGTTTTAGTGCCTCACCATAAACTAGAAGAAGTGCATACAACTTTTACGATAATGTATTTCCCAAGCTGTCACAGCTCTTCAGGAGTCCTGTCTGGAAGGCAGGTCCATATCATGACAGGCATTCAGGAAACCGGACCCAGTCCAAATGTTTTGATTATGAGTCAGCTATTTTGTGTGTCTAACGGAGGCTTTTAATGGATGTCTTGAGTCAACTGCGAAGTGAATACACCAGTAATCACTGAGTAATGCGTAGGCTCTGTCCACAGAAATGGCTGAGGGTTGTTGTTCAGGCCTGTCCTGTTTTAAGGAGGGTCATGTGTTTCAAACTCATAACGGAGTCTTAATCCCCTTTGACTAGCAGATCTCCTATTAGTCAGGCTGGGCTCTACCTAGACGTGACACTCGCAGACACAGAGGCCCTGTCCCAAAAATATGGAGAATGACTTTTCTTCTCACTTGTTCCTTCCTTACATGTTGTCGTGCTGGTTTTGATTGCGTTCCTTTTATGTTGCCATGCTGGTTTGAACCAATTCAGGACACTTTCAAGAAGACAACACATCtcaagtaaaaaaataataaaaaagtaaAACATAGCTGATACCCATGCAAAAGTGGTGACTGGGAACTATTACACTTTATCCCTTTGGTTTCACAACATATGCGCTGTATACATTTCATTTGTTGCAGTGTTAACAAATGTAACCCCCAACACAGTCACACCCAAAGGATGACAACAGATCCACCAGATTGAGGGGGTGATAAAAACTAAATCAGAGGGTATTTCCGTGCCCTGGGCCCTTCAGTCCCAAAGATGACCTCGGAAACCAAGACCCTTAAATCCCACCCTAAACAGGAACCCAAACACAGATCAACTCAGAATGGAAAAATCCCCCAGAGCTATATCTGATCCAAGCCCCTCACTGCTGCAATATGACCCACCACGCTAACACACCAACTCACAGGTGTTCAACAAATGACTGTGCAACTTTACAATCCAGGCCTCTGGTGGTTAACCAATGACTGGGCCGGATGGAATCTGTGGAGGCATATTTAAGCCCTCAGACATCACTGTGAAGGTATTGATAAGAGAACTTCCCTACATTTTCTGTCTGGCCTTATCAATGGGTTGGAAGCGATCCAAAACAGTACGCCTACATTTTGGATTTAATTTGACTTTATGGTAAAACTCAGTGGCTATGTTCCTAACCTAACATTTGACCACTTAGCTAAGAGTGGCTGTCACAATGTTGAGTCGTATGGACAGTcacaacaaaaccactgtgaACATTCCACAATGTTCTACAATGTCTTTCAGTGTTTCACAATGTTCTAGAGCCATTTCCTCCTGTCATGTTGCAATGACAGTGGACCTTTCTCTCTTAGTAGGAAAAGTAACCCTCGCCATCCCTCTAAAGGTCATTTGGCAACACTTTACATTCAGTTCTTTATGCCTACTTTGGTAACAACTACGTTATTACTCAGTTGAACATAGTAACTTACTAGTAAGTAGTAAGTTACTCTGTACTTTGGTAACTTCTATGTAACTATTCAGCTATATTGTAGGAAACAAGACTTGAATAGTAATGATATGAAAGGCAAGTCCATGGCACTTTATGTATAATGAAATGAGAATGACACCCAACCAGCTGCCAacaacagacatacagtacacacacacacatggtatcTGTTGTCACCCACCCTTCGATGATCTCCCAAGGGGGCAGCTCAATGGGTTCGTACTCCCCATTTGCTCCGTTAGCATTAGCCGTCGCCGCTTCCCCGTTAGCCACGTCTTCATTAGCTGTGGCTCCCTCTTCCATTGGGACCTCTCCGTTCCCCTCCACTTTCTCCCCCACTGCCAGgaccttctcctccttcttcacTAAACTCGACTTCACCTCCCTCTTCACCTCCCTCTTCATCTCCGTCTTCATCTCCGTCTTCACCTCTTTCTTGACCTCTTTCTTGACCTCCACAGTCACCGCTGTCTTTGTcgtcctctctttcttcctcaaCACCAGTTTGCTGCTGGCAGCAGCGCCCTTCTTGTCGGCCATGGTGACTGGTCCGGGAATGGTAGtcctgtgtgtgaggtgtgtgtgattGTGAGGTGTGCagttgagtgtgtgtgagaaGGGGAGGTGGTAAGGGTGTGGGGGTTGAAGCAGAGataggggaaagaggacaggatagttacagagagagagaggaaggggggtagcagagagaaagagagagagatgaggagtgggggtaagagaaagagagatgaggggtagtagagagagagaaggaatgagagggaacgagagagagagagagagagagagagagagagagagagagagagagagagagagagagagagagagagagagagagagagagagagagagagagagagagagagagagagagagagaaaggaggataaggggacagacagggacaggggaGAGGTGGTGCAGACACACTCCGGCAGCTGCTGCTCTAACTCCAGCCAGGTCTATTAAAAGACCCAGGGGGAGGGGATCGGCCCTGACTCCCCCTTgatgccgcccccccccccccccccccccccgattctCCTCTGTTGTGGCAggagaaaagggagggagggagggggaggtgggggaagGACCCCAAGGGTGGGTAAAGGCTTGATAGGTATTTATTGTGTACGACGTAACATGAGAGCCTTGATTAATGTGTTTGTTATTGCAGGGGGATGGTTATAAAGATGGAAGTGGGGAGCCGggtttgtacactgagtgtacaaaacatttggaacaaatcaaatcaaactctaTTTGTCACAAgggtagaccttaccatgaaatgcttacttacaagcccttaaccaacagtgcagttcaggaagaggtaagaaaatatttaccaaataaactaaagtcaaaaataataaaaaaggaacacaataacataacaataacgaggctatatacagggggtaccggtaccgagtcagtgtgcgggggtgcaggttagttgaggtaatttgtacatgtaggtaggggtgaagtcatagataataaacagcgagtagcagcagtgtacaaaacaaatggggggggggtcaatgtaatagtccggtggccatttgattaattgttcagcagtcttatggcttgggggtagaagctgttgaggagccttttgctcctagacttggcgctctggtaccgcttgccgtgcagtagcagagaaaacagtctacagtatgacttaggtgactggagtctctgacaattgtatgggctttcctctgacaccacctagtatataggtcctggatggcaggaagcttgactccagtgatgtactgggacgtacgcactaccctctgtagcgccttgcggtcagatgccgagcagttgccataccaggcggggatgcaaacggtcaggatgctctcggtggtgcagctgtagaacttttgaggatctggggacccatgccaaatcttttcaatctcctaagggggaaaaggttttgtcatgccctcttcacgactttcttggtgtgtttggaccatcatagttcgttgttgatgtggacaccaaggaacatgaaattctcgacccgctccactacagccccgtagaTGTTAATGGGAGCCTGTTTGGCCTGCCTTTTGCTGTAGTCTATGAtcggctcctttgtcttgctcacattgagggagaggttgttgtcctgcaccacactgccagttctctgacctcctccctataggcagtctcatcattgttggtgatcaggttgtgtcgtcagcaaacttaatgatggtgttggagtcgtgtttggccacggagccgtgggtgaacaggcagtacaggatgggactaagtacacaccccttagaggccccagtgttgaggatcagcgtggcagacatgttgttgcctacccttaccacctggggaggcctgtcaggaagtccaggatccagttgcagagggaggtgtttagtcccagggtccttagcttagtgatgagctttgaaggtactatggtgttgaacactgagctgttgtcaatgaaca from Salvelinus alpinus chromosome 2, SLU_Salpinus.1, whole genome shotgun sequence carries:
- the LOC139563622 gene encoding C->U-editing enzyme APOBEC-2-like, giving the protein MADKKGAAASSKLVLRKKERTTKTAVTVEVKKEVKKEVKTEMKTEMKREVKREVKSSLVKKEEKVLAVGEKVEGNGEVPMEEGATANEDVANGEAATANANGANGEYEPIELPPWEIIEGDRIDPFQFKFQFKNVEYSSGRNKTFLCYLVDKGKADDGLMRGYLEDEHSGAHAEQAFFLQTLPDYDPAVKYTITWYMSSSPCAVCAAKIAEALQARKSIKMTLFSARLFEWEDQDIQAGLNALSQAGCKLRMMKPMDFTYVWDTFVENDNLTFTPWEDCQDNYEYYHEKLADIMQ